One Candidatus Melainabacteria bacterium genomic window carries:
- a CDS encoding PAS domain S-box protein has product MVAGKFNLTQKGLILVAIPLILELFFFGTLTYLLQETERQRNEAEHARQLIGHTNSVIVMVYNAISDLAPASLGSSEAVSEDEEFNEKLQAIRREYESLLALAITPKEEDDIRTFGNAIDHGIDVIADVHKLFGQLGKDLGSYQQLRKRRKQIVKLVKEIKLQVDGMLQPEMEIERRGPEKARQYADLLKWLIYGGIAGNIILALVGWRLFSKHIVKRLDTLYTNSRKIALGETLPDIVPGTDEITDLDIALHEMADALKEAAELERALTDNVSDVICSLDSNYRFIALNPACEQEWGYTDADLLGLNVREIIATEDAEKITSNLVKGKEESRNFDTRIRRKNGEVADMHWTANWSPKQQCYFCVVHDVSVEKQIERMKKDFVAMVSHDLRTPLNSVLNLLTLMSVEAYGSVNETGHKRLAAAEQDVTRLIGLINELLDLEKLEAGEIVLDRHEIGAVALLEQAKQSVYGFAEQNKVAIIIEPTSLNVVVDRNRFVQVLVNLLSNAVKFSEPGSEVRLRVVRGSNYVVFEIADQGCGIPPEVQSTIFERYKQADGANKKHKGTGLGLAISKNIAEQHGGTIGVDSTVGVGSTFWVKIPD; this is encoded by the coding sequence TTGGTAGCCGGTAAGTTCAACCTGACGCAGAAAGGACTGATACTTGTCGCCATTCCATTAATCCTGGAACTTTTCTTCTTTGGCACGTTGACATACCTTTTACAAGAGACGGAAAGACAACGAAACGAAGCCGAGCATGCCAGGCAGCTCATCGGACATACAAATTCAGTAATTGTCATGGTCTACAACGCCATCAGCGATTTGGCGCCAGCCAGCCTGGGCTCTTCAGAGGCGGTGTCGGAAGATGAAGAATTCAACGAAAAACTACAAGCAATTCGCCGTGAATATGAAAGCTTATTGGCGCTGGCAATAACACCTAAGGAAGAAGATGACATCCGAACCTTCGGCAACGCAATCGATCACGGCATTGATGTGATCGCGGACGTCCACAAATTATTCGGTCAACTGGGTAAAGACCTGGGTTCATACCAGCAATTGCGTAAGCGTCGGAAACAAATAGTCAAACTTGTCAAGGAAATCAAATTACAAGTCGACGGCATGCTCCAGCCGGAGATGGAAATAGAAAGGCGCGGTCCTGAGAAAGCCAGGCAGTATGCCGATCTACTCAAGTGGCTAATCTACGGAGGCATCGCCGGAAACATCATTCTGGCTCTGGTGGGCTGGAGACTCTTCAGCAAACACATCGTCAAGAGACTCGACACGCTCTATACCAACAGCCGCAAGATCGCTCTTGGTGAAACGCTACCAGATATAGTGCCAGGCACAGACGAAATCACAGACCTCGACATCGCGCTGCACGAGATGGCAGATGCACTGAAAGAAGCGGCTGAACTGGAAAGAGCCCTCACCGACAACGTGTCTGATGTAATTTGCTCGCTCGATTCTAACTACCGTTTCATTGCGCTCAATCCGGCTTGCGAGCAGGAGTGGGGATACACAGATGCGGACTTGCTCGGGCTGAATGTGCGCGAAATCATAGCCACTGAAGATGCAGAAAAAATTACAAGCAACCTGGTCAAAGGCAAAGAAGAGTCACGCAATTTCGACACGCGCATCAGGCGAAAAAATGGCGAAGTGGCAGATATGCACTGGACGGCCAACTGGTCTCCAAAGCAGCAGTGCTACTTTTGCGTGGTGCATGATGTTTCGGTGGAAAAACAAATTGAGCGCATGAAAAAAGACTTTGTCGCGATGGTCAGTCACGATCTGCGCACGCCACTAAATTCGGTGCTGAATCTGCTCACATTGATGTCGGTAGAAGCTTATGGATCAGTGAACGAAACAGGGCATAAGCGCCTGGCCGCAGCAGAGCAAGATGTGACCCGCTTGATTGGTCTGATCAATGAGTTGCTCGACCTGGAAAAACTGGAAGCAGGCGAAATCGTACTCGATCGGCATGAGATCGGTGCGGTCGCCTTGCTGGAACAAGCAAAACAATCAGTTTATGGTTTTGCCGAACAGAACAAGGTGGCGATTATCATCGAGCCCACCAGTTTGAATGTCGTAGTCGACCGCAACCGTTTCGTTCAGGTTCTGGTCAATCTGCTCTCCAACGCCGTCAAGTTTTCGGAACCGGGCTCGGAAGTGCGTCTGCGTGTGGTGCGAGGCAGCAATTACGTCGTCTTCGAAATCGCAGATCAGGGCTGCGGCATTCCACCCGAGGTGCAGTCGACGATTTTCGAAAGATACAAACAAGCAGATGGTGCTAACAAAAAGCACAAAGGCACGGGTCTCGGTCTGGCCATCTCAAAAAACATTGCCGAGCAGCACGGGGGCACAATCGGCGTTGACAGTACGGTCGGAGTCGGCAGCACATTCTGGGTAAAAATTCCCGATTGA
- a CDS encoding response regulator transcription factor: protein MAKILLVEDDKNMANTVEDWLKTQQYEIDVAYDGDDGAERLVFYQYDVVILDWSLPKKTGLQICQEFRQRGGKTPILMLTGKDAVEDKETGLDSGADDYLTKPFHLRELSARLKALLRRPVSTLPETISFCGIDLDTKARRVRRDNVDLNLAPLEYKLLEFLMRNPNEVFAPEALLNRVWPNDSDASNETVRTCIKKLRKKIDVEGQESVITNLPGVGYRFDAAK, encoded by the coding sequence ATGGCAAAAATTCTCCTTGTTGAAGATGACAAAAACATGGCCAATACTGTTGAGGATTGGCTGAAAACCCAGCAGTATGAAATCGACGTGGCTTATGACGGCGATGATGGTGCCGAACGCCTGGTCTTTTACCAATATGACGTTGTTATTTTGGATTGGAGCTTGCCGAAGAAGACAGGTCTGCAAATCTGTCAGGAGTTTCGCCAGAGAGGCGGCAAGACGCCGATTCTGATGCTGACCGGTAAAGATGCTGTCGAAGACAAGGAAACCGGGCTTGATTCAGGTGCCGATGATTATTTGACGAAACCCTTTCATCTGCGTGAGCTGAGCGCACGACTGAAGGCGCTTTTGCGTCGACCTGTGTCGACGCTGCCTGAAACGATAAGCTTCTGTGGAATCGACCTGGACACGAAGGCACGGCGCGTGCGTCGGGATAACGTCGATTTGAACCTGGCGCCGCTGGAATACAAGCTGCTGGAGTTTTTGATGCGCAATCCCAACGAAGTTTTTGCCCCAGAGGCTTTGTTGAATCGCGTCTGGCCAAATGACTCGGATGCATCGAACGAAACGGTGCGCACCTGTATCAAAAAGCTGCGAAAGAAAATTGATGTTGAGGGGCAAGAATCAGTAATTACGAATTTGCCCGGTGTCGGCTATCGTTTCGATGCGGCCAAATAA
- a CDS encoding (d)CMP kinase, which yields MSKTLQIAIDGPAGAGKSTVAKKIADALHYLYIDTGAMYRAATWLVVQKGISFDDRDAIVKAVAESKIELKPGHDEEKILVFVNGEEVTKLIRSQNITKLVSKLAAIGAVREQLVNQQRHLAMAGGVVLDGRDIGTVVLPDANIKIFLTASPAVRAQRRLLELQAAGENPDYDTLLKDIIERDQMDTNREIAPLRMADDAVAILSDKMTVDEVVAHIIKLCS from the coding sequence GTGTCTAAAACCTTGCAGATAGCCATTGACGGACCAGCCGGAGCTGGGAAATCAACAGTTGCCAAAAAAATCGCCGATGCGCTGCATTACTTATACATCGACACAGGCGCCATGTATCGCGCCGCCACGTGGCTTGTAGTACAAAAAGGAATCAGTTTTGACGATCGAGATGCAATCGTTAAAGCTGTGGCCGAATCGAAAATCGAACTGAAGCCCGGTCATGATGAAGAAAAAATTCTCGTCTTCGTCAATGGTGAAGAAGTGACCAAACTGATTCGCTCTCAAAACATCACCAAGCTGGTCAGTAAACTGGCGGCAATTGGTGCAGTGCGAGAGCAACTGGTCAATCAGCAGCGACATCTGGCCATGGCTGGCGGAGTCGTACTCGATGGACGAGACATAGGCACGGTGGTTTTACCTGACGCCAATATCAAGATATTCCTCACCGCATCACCTGCGGTGCGAGCCCAGAGACGTCTGCTGGAACTGCAGGCGGCAGGAGAAAATCCTGATTATGACACGTTGTTGAAAGACATTATCGAACGCGATCAAATGGACACTAACAGGGAAATTGCTCCGTTGAGAATGGCCGATGACGCGGTAGCAATTCTTTCAGACAAAATGACGGTTGACGAAGTCGTCGCCCACATAATCAAACTCTGCTCTTAG
- a CDS encoding superoxide dismutase encodes MTVQQKISYKPYAEKDFSHLKNLTGISDKTLEIHLGLYSGYVKNTNALNEKIIELTEAGKSGQPEYNEIKRRYGWEYNGMRLHEYYFGNMKSGGSELKESSAIGNKLQEVYSSLEVWKNDFCKVGAMRGVGWAILFQDPFTKTLSNHWISSHEEGNVAGFAPILVMDVWEHAFLLDYKPAERSKYIEAFFSNIDWAAVESRLIK; translated from the coding sequence ATGACCGTACAGCAAAAAATTTCATACAAACCATATGCGGAGAAAGACTTCTCACACCTGAAGAATCTGACCGGCATCTCCGACAAAACTCTCGAAATACATCTTGGCTTGTATTCCGGCTATGTCAAAAACACAAATGCTTTGAATGAAAAAATCATTGAACTGACAGAAGCAGGCAAATCAGGACAACCTGAATATAACGAAATAAAACGCCGCTACGGCTGGGAATACAACGGCATGCGCTTGCACGAGTACTACTTCGGCAACATGAAGTCTGGCGGTTCTGAACTGAAAGAATCGAGCGCCATCGGCAACAAGTTGCAGGAAGTCTACTCCAGCCTGGAAGTCTGGAAGAACGATTTCTGCAAAGTAGGCGCAATGCGTGGTGTGGGCTGGGCCATCTTGTTCCAGGACCCATTCACCAAGACTCTCTCCAACCACTGGATAAGCTCACACGAAGAAGGCAACGTTGCCGGTTTCGCGCCTATTCTCGTTATGGACGTCTGGGAGCACGCCTTCCTTCTCGACTACAAACCTGCAGAACGCTCGAAGTACATCGAAGCTTTCTTCAGCAACATCGACTGGGCAGCTGTAGAGTCACGCCTGATCAAGTAA